Proteins encoded in a region of the Haloglomus salinum genome:
- a CDS encoding phenylalanine--tRNA ligase subunit alpha, translating into MRLPATQVALLEAASATETKTVESLAEQVDADTTAVTNAAFELEAESLVEVDEYAAEDVDLTEEGERYREDGLPELRLYRAAVDAGAEDDPVGIGQLVGAAELDGPEVDIALSNFARKGFGDIEEGAVTVDLEGGPDVDPDDDPEEGALDAIAGGNAGYLDGNVLDRLVDRGLATRHETTVRSVTLTDEGVTALMEGVEVAETVGALTPELLTSGEWEDVEFAEYNVAADAEAEYGGRKHVLRQTADRVKDVLVGMGFQEMEGPHADAEFWINDCLFMPQDHPARTHWDQFALDVPPMRDLPDDLVDRVESAHREGVGDDGDGYHSPWTEDVAKGVDLRGHTTSLSMRYLSGEQVGELEPPQRWFSVEKVYRNDTLDPTHLLEFFQIEGWVMAEDLSVRDLMGTFTEFYEQFGITDIEFKPHYNPYTEPSFELFGTHPKTGEIVEIGNSGIFREEVLRPLGVECDVMAWGLALERLLMLMYGFEDIRDVHGTLCDLDLLRTAEVVN; encoded by the coding sequence ATGCGACTTCCGGCAACACAGGTCGCGCTGCTCGAGGCCGCCAGCGCGACCGAGACGAAGACGGTCGAATCGCTCGCCGAACAGGTAGACGCCGACACGACCGCGGTCACGAACGCCGCGTTCGAACTCGAGGCCGAGAGCCTCGTCGAGGTCGACGAGTACGCCGCCGAGGACGTCGACCTCACCGAGGAGGGCGAGCGCTACCGCGAGGACGGGCTGCCCGAGTTGCGGCTGTATCGGGCGGCCGTCGATGCGGGGGCCGAGGACGACCCCGTCGGCATCGGCCAGCTGGTCGGCGCCGCCGAACTGGACGGCCCCGAGGTCGACATCGCACTCTCGAACTTCGCGCGGAAGGGCTTCGGCGACATCGAGGAGGGCGCCGTGACGGTGGACCTCGAGGGCGGCCCGGACGTGGACCCCGACGACGACCCGGAGGAGGGTGCGCTGGACGCCATCGCCGGCGGGAACGCCGGCTACCTCGACGGGAACGTCCTCGACCGGCTGGTCGACCGTGGCCTCGCCACCCGGCACGAGACGACCGTGCGCTCCGTGACGCTCACGGACGAGGGCGTGACGGCGCTGATGGAGGGCGTCGAGGTGGCCGAGACCGTCGGCGCGCTCACGCCCGAACTCCTCACGAGCGGTGAGTGGGAGGACGTCGAGTTCGCCGAGTACAACGTCGCGGCCGACGCCGAGGCCGAGTACGGCGGCCGCAAGCACGTCCTCCGGCAGACCGCCGACCGGGTGAAGGACGTCCTCGTGGGGATGGGGTTCCAGGAGATGGAGGGCCCCCACGCCGACGCGGAGTTCTGGATCAACGACTGCCTGTTCATGCCACAGGACCACCCCGCCCGGACCCACTGGGACCAGTTCGCGCTGGACGTGCCGCCGATGCGTGACCTGCCCGACGACCTCGTGGACCGGGTCGAGTCCGCCCACCGGGAGGGCGTCGGCGACGACGGCGACGGCTACCACTCCCCCTGGACCGAGGACGTCGCGAAGGGCGTCGACCTGCGGGGCCACACCACCTCACTGTCGATGCGCTACCTCTCCGGCGAGCAGGTGGGCGAGCTGGAGCCGCCCCAGCGGTGGTTCTCCGTCGAGAAGGTGTACCGCAACGACACGCTCGACCCGACGCACCTGCTGGAGTTCTTCCAGATCGAGGGCTGGGTGATGGCCGAGGACCTCTCCGTGCGGGACCTGATGGGGACGTTCACGGAGTTCTACGAGCAGTTCGGCATCACGGACATCGAGTTCAAGCCCCACTACAACCCGTACACGGAGCCCTCGTTCGAGCTGTTCGGCACGCATCCGAAGACGGGCGAGATCGTCGAGATCGGCAACTCGGGTATCTTCCGCGAGGAGGTGCTCCGGCCGCTCGGCGTGGAGTGCGACGTGATGGCCTGGGGACTGGCGCTGGAGCGACTGCTCATGCTCATGTACGGCTTCGAGGACATCCGCGACGTGCACGGGACGCTGTGTGACCTGGACCTCCTGCGGACCGCGGAGGTGGTGAACTGA